The following are encoded in a window of Rosa chinensis cultivar Old Blush chromosome 4, RchiOBHm-V2, whole genome shotgun sequence genomic DNA:
- the LOC112197233 gene encoding uncharacterized protein LOC112197233 produces MGEVTKADLDALTASLTAVFTAAINTMNNQIGEIRGLVGERNLGVEDYLDWQLQVDRFFEIMEVLEHKQVKHIAWRLKSTAAVWWDKLQNTLKKQRKQSGTRTVAKYNAEFLRYSERNELGETEGQKVARYISGLKPFIQEKIGLQTVWTMAEASNLALKRYNYQRSTDLVNASTDKGKALQQNTGSASRASNPPSKWTGSSSGSPNRAPNQRLNNPYARPTTEVCYRCNKPGHRSNVCPERRQAALIGEYDEDEEEVERGDDYDGAEFAVEESPEKVNIVLQRVLLSPKEDGQRRNIFKSLCSINNKVCNLIVDNGSCENFVAKKLVEYLQLPTQPHEAPYSLGWVKKGPQVRVAESCKVLVSIGKHYKDDILHKIAMAPVLQFEKSGGKKGESFLTLSSSEFEMEEAFKESEVFYPMVIKGLLTAEKEDMVIHKEVQNMLGEFEELISDELPKELPPMRDI; encoded by the exons atgggtgaagttacgAAAGCAGATCTTGATGCTCTTACCGCTTCTCTTACTGCAGTGTTTACTGCTGCCATCAACACCATGAacaatcagattggagaaattcgtggattGGTGGGAGAAc gCAACTTGGGTGTGGAAGATTACCTGGATTGGCAGCTTCAGGTGGAcagattctttgagattatggagGTGCTTGAACATAAGCAGGTCAAGCATATTGCCtggagattgaagagtactGCTGCAGTTTGGTGGGATAAGTTGCAGAATACTCTAAAGAAGCAGAGGAAGCAGAGC GGAACTAGGACAGTGGCTAAGTACAACGCTGAGTTCTTACGTTATTCAGAGCGTAATGAACTAGGAGAAACTGAGGGCCAGAAGGTGGCTCGCTATATCAGTGGGCTGAAACCTTTCATTCAGGAGAAAATTGGGTTGCAAACTGTGTGGACTATGGCAGAAGCTTCAAATCTAGCATTGAAG agaTATAACTACCAAAGGAGCACAGATTTGGTAAACGCCTCAACAGACAAGGGTAAAGCCTTACAGCAGAATACAGGAAGTGCTTCTAGGGCTTCCAATCCTCCTTCTAAATGGACTGGCAGTTCAAGTGGTTCTCCAAATAGGGCTCCAAACCAGAGGCTTAATAATCCTTATGCTAGGCCTACAACAGAAGTCTGCTATAGATGCAACAAGCCTGGGCATAGATCTAATGTGTGTCCTGAGAGGAGACAAGCTGCTCTTATAGGTgaatatgatgaagatgaagaagaagttgaaagAGGTGACGATTATGATGGGGCTGAGTTTGCGGTGGAGGAGTCTCCTGAAaaggttaatattgtgttgcagcGGGTTTTATTGTCTCCTAAAGAAGATGGGCAGCGACGTAATATTTTCAAGTCACtttgttccattaataacaaagtgtgcaatTTGATTGTGGATAATGGGAGCTGTGAAAATTTTGTAGCCAAGAAGCTGGTGGAGTATTTGCAGTTACCTACACAGCCTCATGAGGCACCTTATTCCCTTGGGTGGGTCAAAAAAGGTCCACAGGTTCGAGTTGCTGAGTCCTGCAAAGTACTTGTatccattggtaagcattataaagatgacATTCT tcataaaattgctatggctccTGTCTTACAATTTGAGAAGTCTGGTGGAAAGAAAGGGGAGAGTTTTCTGACCTTGTCTAGCAGTGAATTTGAGATGGAGGAAGCCTTTAAAGAATCTGAAGTTTTCTATCCAATGGTGATTAAAGGTTTGTTGACTGCAGAAAAGGAAGATATGGTGATCCATAAGGAAGTGCAGAATATGTTGGGAGAGTTTGAAGAGCTGATTTCAGATGAGTTGCCCAAGGAATTACCACCTATGAGGGACATTTAG